In Halomarina salina, one DNA window encodes the following:
- a CDS encoding DUF2171 domain-containing protein, whose product MARDFTTDDRDKPVYTSAGDRVGTVTDVNDDTARVRQDDDSEGLTDKIKDALGWDDDEDEHDLRSDDVDRYDDDGVYLRDR is encoded by the coding sequence ATGGCACGAGACTTCACGACCGACGACCGCGACAAGCCAGTGTACACGTCCGCCGGAGACCGCGTGGGTACCGTGACGGACGTCAACGACGACACGGCTCGCGTCCGACAGGACGACGACTCCGAGGGGCTGACGGACAAGATCAAGGACGCCCTCGGCTGGGACGACGACGAGGACGAACACGACCTGCGAAGCGACGACGTCGACCGCTACGACGACGACGGCGTCTACCTGCGCGACCGATAG